In Mustela lutreola isolate mMusLut2 chromosome 1, mMusLut2.pri, whole genome shotgun sequence, one genomic interval encodes:
- the ZNF518B gene encoding zinc finger protein 518B, whose product MQIKKMKDIGQQLYTTQVNDGHNSLTMSPKQPNANRATRPDRQEAQAFLCQGSEAEAAMMTIATCMKCKSVDKIPLQDLKKGTGPSQKEDKYVCFRCNLGVATSHFHFVNSNPSATPVGNKAEAIASSINNKFKVRNFKPGKYYCDKCRFSTKDPLQYKKHTLQHEEIKFICSHCSYISYTKGEFQRHLVKHTGIFPYQCEYCDYGAIRNDYIVKHRRRVHERAGGRRPPRTVAKLEPKRISTSKQNTELLKAPHPRTAFQNKLSDQLSRFSLHTNKDKMHNIMLLPESKEYQKDVVCIPNKVTLMEPNEGRLFENKSVEVEVLSPAKEPVQPGMPLTVVAPAELVVPANCLAQLIDVKVVNGTQQLVLKLFPLEESNRPEAGGGEGSNSEHMIKEKGSAEPEKVVSASQTKSLVIEGNVGKLAGTDHLQSSIQKQLKNVKWVRSYDFFMSNSSVHNRESLLYPDTVEDFQKKSSIYPHRPALPSFSLRGHSPASVVKNSVFHSFRAASNPFPYKAAVSFAEDGRNSLSDSQQFYPLAASPATMSFSGEKGLLPVSTSNLESRHEISIPIKMVPSHRKLKDKQTEEHKAVSNTGQISSQHKSEYLHVNIPGEDRIRSQPPVEEPLELKNPERTKDSFDGPVISSVFSLSSGSENVPEGVKWNSSTSKIKSIELLRRKIAQLIESCGKPSSLSANNAHRRSVGQASKGTSQAAPEGIHEINMSFAGTGYSTGTLPKPQEDGGINGPLTPQQIYPQFIEGSSGKTESRVTRKAHVTTPVLIPKGAVLRVLNSSEDTHIIEATCEAPVSIPCCETQLIKPIPFCPVRQTDSDLPSLTSESGPIDMSQNLDIPLRPKPRKESAFCSTMPKKTGPLHGQQGSSELSKQGKLLSRSLPISKNKTKQVNSSKKKSKIQADPSRYLKDPSIFQVARQLRLIAAKPDQLIKCPRRNQPVIVLNHPDVDSPEVTNVMKVINKYKGNVLKVVLSERTRCQLGIRRHHVRLTYQNAEEANQIKRQMMLKMKLKKVHKNNYQVVDSLPDDSSQCIFKCWFCGRLYEDQEEWMSHGQRHLIEATRDWDVLSSKGK is encoded by the coding sequence atgcaaataaagaagATGAAGGATATTGGACAGCAGTTATATACCACTCAAGTGAATGATGGACATAATTCCTTGACCATGTCCCCCAAACAACCGAATGCTAATAGAGCCACTAGACCAGATAGACAAGAAGCGCAAGCTTTCTTGTGTCAAGGCTCAGAGGCAGAGGCTGCCATGATGACCATCGCTACGTGTATGAAGTGCAAGAGTGTTGACAAAATCCCACTTCAAGATTTGAAAAAGGGTACTGGGCCAAGCCAGAAGGAAGACAAATACGTTTGCTTCAGATGCAACCTCGGTGTGGCCACTTCGCATTTCCATTTTGTGAATAGTAATCCCAGTGCTACTCCTGTAGGAAATAAAGCTGAAGCCATCGCCAGTTCCATCAATAACAAATTTAAGGTAAGGAACTTTAAGCCAGGCAAATACTATTGCGATAAATGTCGATTTTCTACAAAGGACCCTCTTCAGTACAAAAAGCACACGCTCCAACATGAAGAGATTAAATTCATCTGTTCTCACTGCAGCTACATATCCTACACAAAAGGGGAGTTCCAGAGGCACCTGGTGAAACACACAGGCATATTCCCTTATCAATGTGAGTACTGTGACTATGGTGCTATTCGGAATGACTACATTGTCAAACACAGGCGCAGAGTGCATGAGAGGGCAGGGGGACGGCGGCCGCCTAGAACTGTTGCCAAGCTGGAGCCAAAAAGAATCAGCACATCGAAACAAAACACAGAGCTCCTGAAAGCTCCCCACCCAAGGACTGCATTTCAAAATAAGTTATCAGATCAACTCTCAAGGTTCTCCCTCCatacaaataaagacaaaatgcACAATATCATGTTGTTGCCGGAATCAAAGGAATACCAAAAGGATGTAGTGTGTATTCCAAATAAAGTGACCCTGATGGAGCCAAATGAAGGCCGTCTGTTTGAGAACAAAAGCGTGGAGGTGGAAGTGTTGTCCCCAGCGAAAGAGCCTGTCCAGCCAGGAATGCCGTTGACAGTGGTGGCACCAGCAGAACTTGTGGTCCCTGCCAACTGCTTGGCCCAGCTGATCGATGTGAAGGTCGTCAATGGGACCCAGCAGCTTGTCCTGAAACTGTTTCCTCTGGAAGAAAGTAACCGCCCTGAAGCTGGTGGTGGTGAAGGGAGCAATTCTGAGCATATGATTAAAGAGAAGGGTTCAGCTGAACCAGAAAAAGTGGTTTCTGCAAGCCAAACAAAGTCACTAGTGATTGAAGGGAATGTTGGAAAACTGGCAGGCACTGATCATCTTCAATCGTCAATTcagaaacaacttaaaaatgtgAAGTGGGTCAGGTCTTATGATTTTTTCATGTCAAATTCTAGTGTGCACAATCGAGAATCCCTTCTCTACCCAGATACAGTTGAGGACTTCCAGAAAAAAAGTAGTATCTATCCACATAGACcagctcttccttctttctctttaagaGGTCATTCTCCAGCATCTGTAGTAAAAAACAGTGTTTTCCACAGTTTCAGAGCTGCATCAAACCCTTTTCCATATAAAGCTGCTGTTTCTTTTGCTGAAGATGGAAGGAACTCACTTAGTGATTCACAGCAGTTCTATCCCTTGGCTGCGTCACCTGCAACCATGTCCTTCTCTGGAGAAAAGGGTTTGTTGCCTGTAAGTACAAGTAACTTGGAATCTAGACATGAGATCAGTATTCCTATAAAAATGGTTCCCTCTCATAGGAAGTTGAAAGACAAGCAGACCGAGGAACACAAGGCAGTTTCAAACACAGGCCAGATTTCTTCCCAACATAAAAGCGAATATTTACACGTGAATATACCAGGAGAGGATAGAATCAGGTCTCAGCCGCCCGTGGAGGAGCCTTTAGAATTAAAGAATCCTGAAAGGACTAAGGACTCTTTTGATGGTCCAGTCATCTCGTCAGTATTTTCTCTGAGCTCTGGGTCTGAAAACGTCCCTGAGGGCGTTAAGTGGAATAGTTCAACGTCCAAAATAAAGTCAATTGAACTCTTGCGCAGAAAGATAGCTCAGTTGATTGAATCCTGTGGCAAGCCATCATCTTTGTCTGCAAATAACGCACATCGCCGTTCTGTAGGGCAGGCATCGAAGGGAACTTCACAAGCTGCTCCCGAAGGTATTCACGAAATTAACATGTCATTTGCAGGCACTGGCTATTCCACAGGCACACTCCCGAAACCTCAGGAAGACGGTGGTATCAATGGGCCACTCACTCCTCAGCAAATATATCCACAGTTTATAGAAGGCAGCAGTGGGAAAACTGAAAGCAGAGTGACTAGGAAGGCCCATGTTACTACTCCAGTATTGATCCCCAAAGGGGCTGTGTTGAGGGTTCTTAATTCTTCTGAGGACACCCACATTATAGAGGCAACGTGTGAAGCACCGGTCAGCATACCTTGCTGTGAGACCCAGTTAATAAAACCCATTCCATTCTGCCCAGTGAGACAGACAGACTCAGACTTACCATCTTTGACAAGTGAAAGTGGGCCCATAGATATGTCCCAAAATCTTGATATACCTCTTCGGCCAAAACCAAGAAAAGAGAGTGCTTTTTGTAGCACCATGCCTAAAAAAACTGGCCCCCTGCACGGTCAGCAAGGAAGCAGTGAACTGAGTAAGCAAGGCAAACTGCTTTCCAGAAGTCTTCctataagtaaaaacaaaaccaaacaagtgAATTCAtccaagaagaaaagcaaaatccaGGCTGATCCCAGCCGCTATCTCAAGGATCCTTCAATTTTTCAGGTCGCAAGACAGCTTCGACTGATTGCCGCTAAGCCAGACCAGTTGATTAAATGCCCCCGTCGGAATCAGCCTGTCATCGTGTTAAACCATCCTGATGTTGATTCTCCAGAAGTCACCAACGTAATGAAGGTAATCAATAAGTACAAAGGCAATGTCCTCAAAGTCGTCCTATCAGAGAGGACGAGGTGTCAGTTAGGCATCAGACGGCATCATGTTCGCCTGACATACCAGAACGCAGAGGAGGCCAATCAGATAAAAAGGCAAATGATGTTGAAAATGAAACTTAAGAAGGTGCATAAAAACAACTACCAGGTGGTGGATTCCTTGCCTGATGACTCATCGCAGTGTATATTTAAGTGCTGGTTTTGTGGGCGGCTTTATGAAGACCAGGAAGAGTGGATGAGTCACGGCCAGCGGCATTTGATAGAGGCAACTAGAGATTGGGATGTTCTTTCTTCCAAgggcaaataa